In a genomic window of Gloeocapsopsis dulcis:
- a CDS encoding universal stress protein has translation MAPGVGKTYRMLEEAHTLKQEGIDVVIGLLETHGRKETAQKADRLELIPRKEIVRGGLTLTEMDTEAILARSPQLALIDELAHTNVPGSEREKRYQDVEVILAAGIDVYSTVNIQHIESLNDLVARITGVVVKERLPDRLIEKADEVVVIDVTPETLEERLLEGKIYASEKIHQALANFFQRRNLIALRELALREVADNVEEDAIALNTNAPNEQLARQICNIHERVLVCVSTYPNSLQLLRRGARIAGYMNAPLSAVFVADPDRFLTKAESLHIETCEHLCQEFGGTFIRVTNHNIPQAIADVAKQYRITQIVIGESQRSRWKILWRGSLTQQLVRLLKNIDIHIIGSEKNADFNGVAPAG, from the coding sequence ATGGCTCCAGGGGTTGGTAAAACTTACCGAATGCTCGAAGAAGCCCACACACTTAAACAAGAAGGTATTGATGTTGTTATTGGGCTATTAGAAACTCATGGGCGTAAGGAAACCGCACAAAAAGCCGATAGATTAGAACTGATCCCCCGTAAGGAGATTGTTCGGGGCGGGTTGACACTAACGGAAATGGACACGGAGGCAATCTTAGCGCGATCGCCGCAACTCGCACTCATCGACGAATTAGCGCATACTAATGTCCCTGGATCTGAACGTGAAAAGCGCTATCAAGATGTGGAAGTTATTTTAGCCGCAGGTATTGACGTCTACTCAACAGTGAATATTCAGCACATCGAAAGTCTTAATGACTTAGTAGCAAGAATTACAGGTGTAGTTGTCAAAGAACGCCTTCCCGATCGCTTAATTGAGAAAGCTGATGAGGTAGTCGTCATTGATGTGACTCCTGAAACTTTAGAAGAACGTTTACTCGAAGGTAAAATTTACGCTTCCGAAAAAATTCATCAAGCACTCGCTAACTTTTTTCAACGCCGCAACTTAATTGCTTTACGCGAACTCGCACTGCGCGAAGTTGCAGATAATGTCGAAGAAGATGCGATCGCACTCAATACTAATGCCCCAAATGAGCAACTCGCAAGACAAATTTGCAACATCCACGAGCGTGTTCTAGTCTGCGTATCCACCTATCCCAACTCACTGCAATTACTGCGTCGGGGCGCACGGATTGCTGGTTATATGAATGCTCCTTTGTCTGCTGTCTTTGTTGCCGATCCTGATCGCTTTTTAACTAAAGCGGAAAGCTTACATATCGAAACTTGCGAACATCTGTGTCAAGAATTTGGCGGAACTTTTATCCGAGTCACAAACCACAATATCCCGCAAGCAATCGCCGATGTTGCTAAACAATACCGCATTACCCAGATTGTCATTGGAGAAAGTCAGCGATCGCGTTGGAAAATTCTCTGGCGTGGTTCTCTTACGCAACAATTAGTACGGTTGCTGAAAAACATCGATATTCATATCATTGGCTCGGAGAAGAACGCTGATTTTAATGGTGTGGCTCCAGCAGGATAA
- a CDS encoding type II toxin-antitoxin system HicA family toxin, with protein sequence MSSIPVLKPQEVVRILENLGFVEVRQKGSHKQFRHTDGRATTVPFHKGRDISPKLLRQIAIDINLTVEEMLESR encoded by the coding sequence ATGAGCAGTATACCTGTCCTCAAGCCACAAGAGGTAGTTCGCATACTGGAGAACCTTGGCTTTGTAGAGGTGCGTCAGAAAGGCTCACACAAGCAGTTTCGTCACACGGATGGTCGAGCTACGACAGTTCCCTTTCACAAGGGACGCGATATTTCACCTAAGTTGCTGCGACAAATCGCAATTGATATTAATTTGACAGTTGAAGAGATGTTAGAGTCGCGGTGA
- a CDS encoding type II toxin-antitoxin system HicB family antitoxin yields the protein MKMFTAIIERDSDTNLYVGYVPGFPGAHSQGETLEELQENLREVIEMLLEDQELVFETAFVGTQQIIVQ from the coding sequence ATGAAAATGTTCACTGCTATCATTGAGAGAGATTCGGATACTAACCTCTATGTAGGTTATGTGCCTGGATTTCCTGGAGCACACTCCCAAGGCGAAACCTTGGAGGAGTTACAAGAGAATCTGCGTGAGGTTATTGAGATGCTCCTGGAGGATCAAGAACTAGTATTCGAGACAGCCTTCGTCGGTACGCAGCAGATTATTGTCCAGTAA
- the kdpC gene encoding K(+)-transporting ATPase subunit C — MVRDIIRAIRITFVLWLLTAVIYPLIMIVIGQVFFPFQANGSIVQNLEGQDVGSALIGQAFTSDRYFQSRSSSVNYSSFTQQERDPENIGQRTGVSGASNFAPSNPDLLARINETASQLQESGISPTADLVYASGSGLDPHITVEAAFNQLERVAQARNLSPDEIAPLIVKHTQGRFLWIFGEPGVNVLNLNRELDVLQAPLE, encoded by the coding sequence ATAGTGCGAGATATTATAAGAGCAATTCGTATAACTTTTGTGCTGTGGCTACTAACAGCGGTGATTTATCCGCTGATAATGATTGTTATCGGTCAAGTTTTCTTTCCGTTTCAAGCTAACGGTAGCATCGTGCAAAACCTCGAAGGACAAGATGTCGGTTCTGCGTTGATCGGGCAAGCATTTACATCAGATCGCTATTTCCAAAGTCGCTCCAGTTCAGTAAACTACAGCAGCTTTACCCAACAAGAACGCGATCCAGAAAATATAGGACAAAGGACAGGTGTATCGGGTGCGAGTAACTTTGCTCCGAGTAATCCTGATTTACTCGCACGCATCAATGAAACTGCTTCACAGTTGCAAGAAAGCGGGATTTCACCTACTGCGGATCTCGTTTATGCTTCGGGTTCCGGTCTAGATCCGCATATTACAGTAGAAGCTGCATTCAATCAGCTAGAACGAGTTGCCCAGGCGCGTAATTTATCTCCTGATGAAATCGCGCCTTTAATTGTTAAACATACACAAGGCAGATTTTTGTGGATTTTTGGAGAACCAGGAGTGAATGTGTTGAATTTAAATCGCGAATTAGACGTACTGCAAGCTCCGCTAGAGTAG
- a CDS encoding potassium-transporting ATPase subunit F, whose translation MKMMPLCGGMLFISKWRRQKLPLQLFVALCLNLAIAPAVYAAVDGVQRRQAWAIGLLGLVTLGLAIYLLDVVFHPERY comes from the coding sequence ATGAAAATGATGCCTTTATGCGGTGGAATGTTGTTTATCTCGAAGTGGCGCAGACAAAAATTACCTTTACAGCTTTTTGTTGCACTATGTTTGAATTTAGCGATCGCGCCAGCAGTTTATGCTGCAGTTGATGGAGTGCAACGTCGTCAGGCTTGGGCAATTGGTTTACTTGGATTAGTGACTTTGGGTTTAGCAATTTATTTACTTGATGTCGTTTTTCATCCGGAGCGCTATTAA